One window from the genome of Rufibacter tibetensis encodes:
- a CDS encoding prolyl oligopeptidase family serine peptidase yields MHTITKYLILGTIALLPFLHSNAQTKPTLTVEKIMQDPALWIGTSPSDIYWSDDSKRVYFQWNPEKASRDSLYVVQTNSKKVTKVSAAERQRLFTPGGAYTQNRNNRVYERGGDIFLVDLKSGKLSQVTKTVERESSPAFTFDEQEVTYFKDGNLYAWSVGNGQIRQLTDFRKGRKPADPNLIKDKQEAFLREQQVELLKIIQKREEERKQQRLAQKEAARNRPKEIYIEDKTVDNVILSPDERFITYRLVSRPANSKIAQVPNYVTASGYTEDIPTRTKVGAVQATYELGLYDTKLDTTYLVYFKGLSGIQEKPDFLRENQKRSDTAWTSAETRKIMMFGPYYSPDGKKAVLVARSHDNKDRWIMNFDPTTRAIKTIDRQHDEAWINGYGPGEIGWMPDNETIWFLSEESGYAHLYNVNVATGQKKALTSGTFEVLSIYQSKDKKYWYLTTNQVHPGEQHFYRIPLKGGRMEQITKMTGAHEVTMSPDEKTLAIRYSYSNKPWELYMMDNKPGAKPVQITKSTTPEFSAYPWREPEVITYKAADGADVHARIYKPENASGNGPAVIFVHGAGYLQNAHKWWSTYFREYMFHNLLVDKGYTVLDIDYRGSKGYGRDWRTGIYRHMGGKDLSDHVDGAKMLVDKYKVDPKRIGIYGGSYGGFITLMAMFTQPDVFAAGAALRSVTDWSHYNHGYTSNILNEPQEDSLAYARSSPIYYAEGLKGALLMCHGMVDTNVHFQDIVRLSQRLIELGKENWELAVYPVEDHGFVEPSSWTDEYKRILKLFETNLNKTDPK; encoded by the coding sequence ATGCACACTATCACCAAATACCTTATTTTAGGTACCATAGCGTTGTTGCCTTTTTTACACAGCAACGCCCAAACCAAACCTACCCTTACGGTTGAAAAGATTATGCAGGATCCTGCCCTGTGGATTGGTACTTCACCCTCTGATATTTACTGGTCTGATGATAGCAAACGCGTGTACTTCCAATGGAATCCTGAGAAAGCCAGCAGAGATTCTTTATATGTTGTACAAACCAACAGCAAGAAAGTAACGAAGGTGTCAGCCGCAGAGCGCCAGAGGTTATTTACGCCGGGGGGCGCTTATACACAGAACAGAAATAACAGAGTGTATGAACGTGGGGGGGACATCTTTCTGGTAGACCTCAAATCTGGAAAACTGAGCCAGGTAACTAAAACCGTAGAGCGGGAATCTTCCCCAGCTTTCACCTTTGATGAACAGGAAGTAACCTATTTCAAAGACGGAAACTTGTATGCCTGGAGCGTAGGCAACGGCCAGATCCGGCAACTGACAGATTTCCGGAAAGGCAGAAAGCCTGCTGACCCAAATCTCATCAAAGATAAACAAGAGGCATTCCTGCGCGAGCAGCAAGTGGAGTTGCTAAAGATCATCCAGAAAAGGGAAGAAGAGCGTAAGCAGCAACGCTTGGCACAAAAGGAAGCAGCCAGAAACAGGCCCAAAGAGATTTACATTGAAGACAAAACTGTAGATAATGTTATTCTAAGCCCTGATGAGCGATTTATTACCTATAGGTTAGTTTCACGACCTGCCAACAGCAAGATTGCCCAGGTACCTAATTACGTGACAGCCTCTGGCTACACCGAGGACATTCCTACCAGAACTAAGGTGGGAGCGGTTCAGGCTACGTATGAGTTAGGCTTGTATGATACCAAACTTGACACTACGTACTTGGTTTACTTCAAAGGACTCTCCGGAATCCAAGAGAAGCCGGATTTCCTTAGAGAAAACCAAAAGCGTTCTGATACTGCCTGGACCAGTGCTGAAACAAGGAAGATCATGATGTTTGGTCCATACTACTCTCCTGATGGAAAGAAGGCAGTACTGGTGGCCAGATCCCACGATAACAAAGACCGCTGGATCATGAACTTCGATCCTACTACCCGTGCCATCAAGACAATAGACCGGCAGCATGATGAAGCCTGGATCAACGGTTATGGTCCCGGTGAAATAGGGTGGATGCCAGACAATGAAACCATCTGGTTCTTGTCAGAAGAGAGTGGGTATGCCCATTTATACAATGTGAATGTAGCCACTGGCCAGAAAAAGGCCCTTACCTCTGGTACGTTTGAAGTGCTAAGTATCTACCAATCAAAAGACAAAAAGTATTGGTACCTCACCACAAACCAAGTACACCCCGGTGAGCAGCATTTCTATAGAATACCGTTAAAAGGGGGCAGAATGGAGCAGATCACCAAAATGACAGGTGCACATGAAGTAACCATGTCACCCGATGAAAAAACATTGGCCATTCGGTACTCCTATTCCAACAAACCTTGGGAGCTGTATATGATGGACAATAAGCCAGGTGCCAAGCCAGTGCAGATCACAAAATCTACCACTCCAGAATTCAGCGCATACCCTTGGCGGGAGCCCGAGGTAATTACCTACAAAGCAGCAGATGGTGCCGATGTACATGCCAGAATATACAAACCAGAGAATGCGTCTGGTAATGGCCCTGCAGTCATCTTCGTGCACGGGGCTGGTTATCTGCAAAATGCCCACAAATGGTGGAGCACCTATTTCAGAGAGTACATGTTCCACAATCTTTTAGTAGACAAAGGATACACTGTACTGGACATAGATTACCGGGGAAGTAAAGGGTACGGCCGTGACTGGCGAACCGGAATTTACCGGCACATGGGCGGCAAAGACTTAAGCGACCACGTAGACGGCGCCAAAATGCTGGTGGATAAATACAAAGTAGACCCCAAGCGGATAGGCATCTATGGCGGCTCGTATGGCGGATTTATCACCCTGATGGCTATGTTTACCCAACCCGATGTATTTGCAGCAGGAGCCGCTTTGCGCTCAGTAACAGATTGGTCGCATTATAACCATGGCTATACCTCCAACATTTTGAATGAACCGCAAGAGGATAGCTTAGCCTATGCCCGAAGCTCCCCAATTTACTATGCTGAAGGATTGAAAGGTGCCCTTTTGATGTGCCACGGCATGGTAGATACTAACGTCCACTTCCAGGACATTGTCCGGCTATCACAGCGCCTTATTGAATTAGGTAAAGAAAATTGGGAACTAGCGGTGTATCCTGTAGAAGACCACGGATTTGTGGAGCCCAGCAGCTGGACAGATGAGTACAAACGAATTCTGAAGCTTTTTGAGACCAATTTGAATAAAACGGACCCCAAATAG
- a CDS encoding phosphatase PAP2 family protein produces the protein MKLLLRRLRPLLVLVAVVQLSAAPLRAQDATPLYHTNLLRDGLITAGGVSMSVAGSYLLTNKTRLTEGDLRFVNEDQVNSFDRWAAGNYSKKAKDASDVFFYSSYALPLLFLADQEARPHLKDIFFLYAESISLTGGLYALTAGLTNRKRPNVYATHAPLEERLHKYATNSFFAGHTAATASVAFFTAKVFHDLHPNSPWRPVVWGAAAAVPATVGYLRLRAGKHFLSDNIVGYTVGATIGILVPELHKQNREMGWRLVPTSEQLPGEFLQGVALTKRF, from the coding sequence ATGAAACTGCTTTTAAGAAGGCTTCGTCCCTTATTAGTCTTAGTGGCAGTTGTGCAACTGTCTGCGGCTCCCTTGCGTGCGCAGGATGCTACGCCTTTGTACCACACTAATTTGTTGCGTGATGGCCTGATAACCGCGGGTGGTGTCTCCATGTCTGTGGCAGGGTCTTATCTCCTTACAAATAAAACCAGGCTAACTGAAGGAGACCTAAGGTTTGTCAATGAAGACCAGGTAAACAGTTTTGACAGGTGGGCCGCCGGCAATTACAGCAAGAAAGCAAAAGACGCAAGCGATGTTTTCTTTTACTCTTCATATGCCCTGCCCTTACTTTTCTTAGCCGACCAGGAAGCAAGGCCGCATCTGAAGGACATCTTCTTTCTTTATGCCGAATCCATTTCGTTGACGGGTGGTTTGTATGCCCTTACTGCAGGGCTAACCAACCGGAAAAGGCCGAATGTATATGCCACTCATGCTCCCCTAGAAGAACGGTTGCACAAGTATGCCACTAATTCTTTCTTTGCAGGCCATACCGCTGCCACAGCCAGCGTTGCTTTTTTTACGGCGAAGGTCTTCCATGATCTGCACCCTAACTCTCCATGGCGCCCTGTAGTCTGGGGAGCAGCCGCCGCAGTTCCGGCTACTGTAGGGTATTTACGGTTGAGGGCCGGAAAGCATTTCCTGAGTGATAACATTGTAGGCTATACCGTAGGCGCCACAATAGGCATTCTGGTCCCAGAACTTCATAAGCAAAATCGGGAAATGGGCTGGAGATTAGTTCCTACTTCAGAGCAGCTTCCTGGCGAGTTTTTGCAGGGAGTCGCCTTAACTAAGCGTTTTTAA
- a CDS encoding phosphatase PAP2 family protein, whose translation MKKNICTLIISLFTFTQVFAQSDSPYKTSFKVDAPITAAGIGLSGLGLYLMQQKEPFTQEEAMALKKSDVNSFDRFSAGNHSASAKKISDVMLYSSLAAPGLLLLDPEVKTGQLLALYVETMSITGTLFTMGSAAFPRARPLTYSPEVEIREKTRSNSQNSFFAGHTAAVSTVSFFTAKVFHDYNPDSPARPFVWAGAAIVPAAVGYLRLEAGKHFLSDNLIGYGVGAAVGILVPQLHKKGNNSGISLYPNVIPVMGQNLDGVSLQYKF comes from the coding sequence ATGAAAAAAAACATTTGTACCCTTATTATTAGCTTGTTCACGTTCACCCAGGTTTTTGCGCAATCAGACTCTCCTTATAAAACCTCTTTCAAGGTAGACGCTCCAATAACGGCGGCAGGAATTGGGCTAAGCGGATTAGGGCTATACTTAATGCAGCAGAAAGAGCCATTTACGCAAGAAGAAGCTATGGCTCTTAAAAAAAGTGATGTCAACAGCTTTGACCGTTTCTCAGCAGGCAACCACAGCGCAAGCGCTAAGAAAATAAGCGACGTGATGCTGTACAGCTCTTTGGCCGCTCCTGGATTGCTGCTTCTTGATCCTGAAGTAAAAACAGGTCAATTGTTGGCTTTGTATGTAGAAACCATGTCCATAACGGGCACTTTGTTCACCATGGGTTCTGCTGCCTTCCCAAGAGCCAGGCCTCTTACCTATAGCCCCGAAGTAGAAATAAGAGAGAAAACCCGTTCTAATTCCCAGAACTCTTTCTTTGCCGGGCACACCGCTGCTGTATCTACTGTTTCTTTCTTCACAGCCAAGGTTTTTCATGATTACAATCCAGACTCACCAGCCCGACCATTTGTGTGGGCAGGCGCAGCGATTGTTCCAGCGGCGGTTGGATATTTGAGATTAGAAGCTGGCAAGCACTTCCTCAGCGATAACCTGATTGGATACGGTGTAGGTGCGGCAGTTGGTATCCTGGTTCCGCAATTGCATAAGAAAGGTAATAACAGTGGGATCTCATTGTACCCCAATGTTATTCCGGTGATGGGTCAAAACTTGGACGGCGTAAGTCTTCAATATAAGTTCTAA
- the metK gene encoding methionine adenosyltransferase, translating into MPYLFTSESVSEGHPDKVADQISDALLDEFLKQDPQSKVACETLVTTGLVVLSGEVKSHAYVDVQKVAREVIRRIGYTKSEYKFDAEACGVISTIHEQSGDINQGVERENPEDQGAGDQGMMFGYATSETDSYMPLALEISHLLLKELAAIRKEGKEMTYLRPDAKSQVTIRYSDTHVPEKIDTIVISTQHDEFETSDATDRSASRQAEEKMVSKIKEDVLNILLPRVKSKLPQRTADLFAEDITYHINPTGKFVIGGPHGDTGLTGRKIIVDTYGGKGAHGGGAFSGKDSSKVDRSAAYAARHIAKNLVAAGVADQVLVQVAYAIGVAEPVGLYVTTYGTTKVKGANGETMTDGEIANKVNELFEMRPYDIVKRFGLQNPIFSETAAYGHMGREAGVKKVEFQVNGQKETREFETFTWEKLDYVDKIKAAFSL; encoded by the coding sequence ATGCCTTATCTTTTTACATCTGAGTCGGTATCTGAAGGACATCCGGACAAAGTAGCCGATCAAATTTCTGACGCACTGTTAGATGAATTCCTGAAACAGGATCCTCAATCAAAGGTTGCTTGCGAAACGTTGGTTACCACTGGATTGGTCGTGTTGAGTGGTGAGGTGAAATCTCACGCTTACGTAGACGTTCAGAAAGTAGCCCGTGAGGTAATCCGCCGCATTGGGTATACCAAATCTGAGTACAAGTTTGACGCCGAAGCCTGTGGGGTTATCTCCACCATTCATGAGCAGTCAGGAGACATCAACCAGGGGGTAGAGCGCGAAAACCCAGAAGATCAGGGGGCCGGTGACCAAGGAATGATGTTTGGCTACGCTACCAGCGAAACCGACAGTTATATGCCTTTGGCGTTAGAGATTTCTCACCTGCTATTGAAAGAGTTAGCAGCTATCCGAAAGGAAGGAAAGGAAATGACTTACCTGCGCCCGGATGCTAAATCACAGGTGACTATTCGTTACTCAGACACACACGTGCCAGAGAAAATTGACACTATTGTCATTTCTACGCAGCACGATGAATTTGAAACGTCGGATGCCACTGATAGATCTGCTTCCAGACAAGCAGAGGAGAAAATGGTTTCCAAAATCAAAGAAGATGTGTTGAACATCCTGCTTCCGCGGGTTAAAAGCAAATTGCCTCAACGCACAGCAGATCTATTTGCTGAGGATATCACCTACCACATTAACCCTACTGGTAAATTCGTGATTGGTGGCCCACACGGTGATACAGGGTTAACTGGTCGGAAGATTATTGTAGATACGTACGGGGGCAAAGGTGCTCACGGTGGAGGAGCTTTCTCTGGAAAAGATTCTTCTAAAGTTGACCGTTCTGCTGCGTATGCAGCCCGTCATATTGCTAAGAACTTGGTAGCTGCCGGTGTTGCAGACCAGGTGCTGGTACAGGTAGCCTATGCTATCGGGGTGGCAGAGCCAGTTGGGTTGTATGTGACCACTTACGGTACTACCAAAGTAAAAGGTGCTAATGGCGAAACCATGACTGATGGTGAGATTGCCAACAAGGTGAATGAATTATTTGAGATGCGTCCTTATGACATTGTAAAGCGTTTTGGACTGCAGAACCCTATCTTCTCTGAGACTGCTGCTTACGGCCACATGGGACGCGAGGCCGGAGTTAAGAAAGTAGAGTTCCAGGTAAATGGTCAAAAGGAAACTAGAGAGTTTGAAACTTTTACCTGGGAAAAACTGGATTATGTTGACAAAATCAAAGCGGCTTTCTCTTTATAG
- the hpf gene encoding ribosome hibernation-promoting factor, HPF/YfiA family translates to MKLQIRSVHFTADQSLLDFLQRKIDKLDTFFDRIVSGEVVLRIQKPESHDNKLVEVKVFVPGATLFCSEEAGTFETATDKAVEDIKKQLIRYKDKLTTH, encoded by the coding sequence ATGAAACTGCAAATCCGATCTGTACACTTCACCGCAGACCAAAGTCTGTTAGATTTCCTTCAGAGAAAAATTGATAAGCTAGATACCTTTTTTGACAGAATAGTAAGCGGCGAAGTGGTTCTGCGTATTCAGAAGCCAGAGTCGCATGACAATAAATTAGTGGAGGTGAAAGTGTTTGTGCCAGGTGCCACCTTGTTCTGCTCAGAAGAAGCCGGAACCTTTGAAACCGCCACAGACAAAGCCGTGGAAGATATCAAAAAGCAGTTGATTCGATACAAAGACAAATTAACTACCCATTAA
- a CDS encoding tyrosine-type recombinase/integrase, giving the protein MELFFKYLQYEKRFSPHTIISYQTDLQQFQSYLKEAYELEDISVADHAIIRSWVVTLVQKEFDSRTIHRKIASLRSYFKFLMQQGKIESNPTVRIKAPKLAKKLPAFIPEDAFTQLLDQSEFSDDYKGQREKLILELLYGTGMRLAELTNLKLEDLNLSANTLKVLGKGNKERILPLNSSLVIALEKYIQKRQAAFPNNNSSFLFVTDKEAPLYPKYVYRVVKKHMSSVSTAIKNSPHVLRHSFATHLLNRGADLGAIKDLLGHASLAATQVYTHNSIEKLKAVFEKAHPKA; this is encoded by the coding sequence ATGGAATTATTTTTTAAGTACCTCCAGTACGAGAAGCGCTTCAGTCCGCATACTATCATCTCGTACCAAACAGACCTCCAGCAGTTTCAAAGCTATTTAAAGGAGGCTTATGAACTGGAAGACATATCAGTGGCAGACCATGCCATCATCAGGTCCTGGGTAGTCACGTTGGTTCAAAAAGAGTTTGATAGCCGAACCATCCATCGCAAGATTGCCTCACTTCGCTCCTATTTTAAGTTTTTGATGCAGCAGGGTAAAATAGAAAGCAACCCAACTGTTCGCATCAAGGCTCCCAAACTTGCAAAAAAGCTTCCGGCCTTTATTCCTGAAGACGCGTTCACCCAGCTCCTGGACCAGAGCGAGTTTTCTGATGATTACAAAGGGCAGCGGGAAAAGCTAATTCTTGAGCTTTTGTATGGCACTGGCATGCGTTTGGCAGAATTGACCAACCTTAAACTGGAAGACCTGAATCTTTCGGCCAATACGTTGAAGGTGCTGGGTAAGGGAAACAAAGAGCGGATATTGCCTTTGAATTCTTCTTTAGTGATTGCTTTAGAAAAATACATCCAGAAACGGCAAGCTGCATTTCCCAATAACAATTCTTCTTTTCTCTTCGTTACGGATAAAGAGGCTCCCCTCTACCCAAAGTATGTATACCGGGTGGTGAAAAAGCACATGAGTTCTGTGTCTACTGCTATCAAAAACAGTCCGCACGTGCTCAGGCATTCATTCGCCACGCACTTACTTAACCGAGGGGCAGATCTAGGGGCCATCAAAGATTTGTTGGGTCACGCCAGTTTGGCGGCCACGCAGGTCTACACCCATAATTCCATTGAGAAGCTCAAAGCCGTTTTTGAGAAAGCTCACCCCAAAGCTTGA
- the rpsU gene encoding 30S ribosomal protein S21 produces MIIINVKDNESVDKALKRFKKKFERTGVLKQLRARTFFQKPSVTKRKQKERAVYKQQLFATDNY; encoded by the coding sequence ATGATTATCATCAACGTAAAGGATAACGAGTCTGTAGACAAAGCCTTAAAGAGATTCAAAAAGAAATTTGAAAGAACTGGTGTGCTGAAACAACTGCGTGCTAGAACATTTTTCCAGAAGCCTTCTGTAACTAAAAGAAAGCAAAAGGAAAGAGCTGTTTATAAGCAACAATTGTTCGCTACAGACAACTACTAG
- a CDS encoding acyl-CoA dehydrogenase, with protein MQLIYNENQQMIAEMIRDFGAKSIKPDMMKWDESQEFPIHVFKQLGELGLMGVLVPQEYGGSGFGYLEYVTAIAELSKIDASIGLSMAAHNSLCTGHILQFGNVEQKRKWLPKLATAEWIGAWGLTEPNTGSDAGNMRTVAVRDGDHWVLNGAKNFITHGKSSNIAVVIARTGEVGDSHGMTAFVIEKPTQGFSAGRKEDKLGMRASETTELIFEDCRVPHANILGEVGEGFIQSMKVLDGGRISIAALSLGIAQGAYEAALAYSKERQQFNKPISQFQGIAFKIADMATEIEAAALLTYRAADMKNRGENVNKESAMAKLYASEVCVRVANEGVQIFGGYGYTKDYPAEKYYRDSKLCTIGEGTSEIQKLVISRAVLK; from the coding sequence ATGCAACTTATATATAATGAAAATCAGCAGATGATTGCGGAGATGATCCGTGATTTTGGCGCAAAGTCTATCAAACCTGACATGATGAAGTGGGATGAGTCTCAGGAGTTCCCAATTCATGTTTTCAAACAATTAGGGGAACTTGGCTTAATGGGAGTATTAGTCCCTCAGGAATATGGTGGATCAGGATTTGGTTATTTGGAATATGTTACTGCCATTGCTGAGCTATCCAAAATTGATGCGTCCATTGGGTTGTCCATGGCTGCTCATAATTCATTATGTACGGGCCATATCTTACAATTTGGAAATGTGGAACAGAAAAGAAAGTGGCTTCCAAAATTGGCGACAGCTGAATGGATTGGAGCCTGGGGTTTAACAGAACCTAACACTGGTTCTGATGCAGGGAATATGCGTACGGTTGCCGTAAGAGATGGGGACCACTGGGTGTTGAACGGAGCAAAAAACTTCATTACCCATGGTAAGTCCAGCAACATTGCGGTAGTGATAGCCAGAACGGGTGAAGTGGGTGATTCACATGGCATGACGGCCTTTGTGATAGAAAAACCAACCCAAGGGTTCTCTGCCGGCAGAAAAGAAGATAAACTAGGAATGCGCGCTTCAGAAACCACAGAACTAATTTTTGAAGATTGCAGAGTACCGCATGCAAATATCTTGGGCGAAGTAGGCGAAGGCTTTATCCAATCTATGAAGGTATTAGATGGTGGACGTATTTCTATAGCAGCTTTGAGCTTAGGAATTGCCCAGGGAGCATACGAAGCAGCCTTGGCTTATTCAAAAGAACGCCAGCAGTTCAACAAGCCTATCTCTCAATTTCAGGGAATTGCCTTCAAAATAGCTGATATGGCAACAGAAATTGAGGCAGCAGCCTTGCTTACTTATAGAGCTGCTGACATGAAAAACCGGGGAGAGAACGTAAACAAGGAATCTGCCATGGCCAAGTTGTACGCATCTGAGGTTTGTGTGCGGGTAGCCAATGAAGGGGTGCAGATCTTTGGCGGATACGGCTATACTAAAGATTATCCTGCAGAGAAATACTACCGGGACTCTAAACTTTGCACCATTGGCGAGGGCACCTCAGAGATTCAAAAACTTGTTATCTCCAGGGCAGTTTTAAAATAA
- a CDS encoding polysaccharide biosynthesis/export family protein — protein MFRTDGDVNADLLRASMAEAGRNYRIQPNDVLSIRIYTNKGEILIDPNNFLRQELQGGGRNNAGVQQMGQQQSPEYTVLPNGEIKVPMIGFVQVRGLTVSQADSLFQSQFETYYRDTFVYSEVISRRVVVLGATGGSVVPLERENINVVEVLALAGGMPENGKAQNIRLIRDIATEKPIVHVIDLSTIAGLQKASLRVQPNDVIYVEPVKRVFNESLRDVLTVIGALSNVLTSYIVIRNIITE, from the coding sequence ATGTTTAGAACTGATGGCGATGTGAATGCTGATTTGCTTCGTGCCTCCATGGCAGAGGCTGGCCGTAACTATAGAATTCAGCCAAATGATGTTTTAAGCATCCGCATTTACACCAACAAAGGTGAGATTTTAATTGATCCAAATAATTTTTTGCGGCAGGAACTACAGGGTGGAGGAAGGAACAATGCAGGGGTTCAGCAAATGGGACAGCAACAGTCCCCGGAGTATACGGTATTGCCAAATGGTGAAATAAAAGTCCCCATGATAGGGTTTGTTCAAGTTAGAGGCTTAACTGTTTCCCAAGCCGATAGTTTGTTCCAAAGCCAGTTTGAAACTTATTACAGAGACACCTTTGTTTATTCTGAGGTAATTAGCAGAAGGGTTGTTGTACTGGGTGCAACTGGTGGCAGTGTGGTTCCTTTAGAGCGCGAAAATATAAATGTTGTAGAAGTGTTAGCTTTAGCTGGCGGAATGCCTGAAAATGGGAAAGCACAGAATATAAGGCTTATTAGAGACATTGCTACTGAAAAGCCTATTGTGCATGTGATAGACCTATCTACCATTGCTGGATTGCAAAAAGCAAGCCTAAGGGTTCAACCTAATGATGTGATATATGTAGAGCCTGTAAAGAGGGTTTTCAATGAGTCACTTAGAGATGTTTTAACAGTGATTGGAGCACTTTCAAATGTGCTTACCTCTTACATTGTTATCAGGAATATAATTACAGAATAG